A single genomic interval of Coccidioides posadasii str. Silveira chromosome 1, complete sequence harbors:
- a CDS encoding uncharacterized protein (EggNog:ENOG410Q4IE~TransMembrane:1 (i74-91o)) → MKSRSKRVKGACAGVNHRRLILAAHNPETAKEAKRSIEKSTRRIGAKKLNRLDAVVENAAVATPRFQIAEADELTVTINVISTFLLAALLLPKMKQTAQKFHTRPHLNIVCTGAIFHTSFPEAQSRRMFEQLNDKRSARMQARYHISKLMVAMICREIYAMHHEGSPVIINYSNPGFCHSTLLRKMFLGDIIMACLARSAECGSRTVIHALTAGADSHGQYLNDGRVKSPPHLLLTREGADIQRQVYKELARKLEAIQPGITANLDGRTPDKWMKDHWHDTLRLCREHGRPGHSTSIP, encoded by the exons ATGAAGAGCCGGTCCAAACGCGTGAAAGGAGCATGTGCAGGTGTAAATCACAGAAGGCTCATTCTCGCGGCTCATAACCCTGAAACTGCCAAAGAGGCCAAGAGGTCCATTGAAAAGAGCACAAGGCGTATTGGT GCAAAGAAGCTCAACCGGTTGGATGCAGTGGTTGAAAATGCTGCCGTCGCTACACCAAGATTCCAGATTGCGGAGGCAGATGAACTGACGGTAACAATTAACGTCATCTCCACCTTCTTACTGGCAGCGTTATTACTTCCCAAGATGAAACAGACAGCCCAAAAGTTCCATACTCGTCCGCACCTTAATATCGTATGTACGGGAGCTATATTTCACACATCTTTCCCCGAGGCTCAATCCCGCAGGATGTTTGAGCAGCTCAATGATAAAAGGTCCGCTCGCATGCAAGCTCGCTATCATATTAGCAAGCTCATGGTGGCCATGATATGCCGAGAGATCTACGCAATGCATCACGAAGGATCGCCGGTGATAATCAACTATTCGAATCCGGGATTTTGCCATTCAACTCTGCTTCGGAAAATGTTTCTTGGTGATATTATCATGGCTTGTCTCGCTCGTTCTGCCGAATGCGGGAGTCGAACGGTTATCCATGCGTTAACGGCGGGCGCGGATTCCCACGGGCAGTACTTGAACGATGGAAGGGTCAAAAGCCCACCGCATCTATTGTTGACGAGAGAGGGTGCTGATATACAGCGGCAGGTTTATAAGGAGTTGGCACGGAAACTGGAAGCGATTCAGCCTGGAATCACAGCCAATCTTGATGGAAGAACTCCAGACAAGTGGATGAAGGATCATTGGCACGACACACTGCGTCTTTGTCGAGAGCATGGTCGTCCGGGTCACTCAACTTCCATACCCTAG
- a CDS encoding uncharacterized protein (EggNog:ENOG410PYBZ~BUSCO:12930at33183) → MFEGFSFPSPSSSESLRVPNGDDDPFLHCESNLVSPLSSRCPSPRLGSRDYSARISKRSRSPFRLGPAPTSIPPSYMDQHRLSIGTLTRKLNSQTLEHNDPSSDSDDSRGYPVTPRSVYLEPSGRASRRPSIAFISPQYGDRPDGCAPSCLDTSPMSTPRSCLDRRPSHPAAYTSAPNTSTPRHGSMEAGTHRQSISALRSQREKLSILQCASTSVADTIRLAQILDEDECFRCYADGYLNDGQHPSSLPPSRTPSRKQPQKNADAPKSSSCSKLSGAPAGKSKVDKSYAYSDRRSGRAAPSGLRRRSLVLAAVTAVLEAESAAKHQNSTVDSTVADLPQPLETETRRSYSQSGLGRTFIRFL, encoded by the exons ATGTTCGAAGGCTTCTCCTTTCCCTCCCCGTCCTCCAGCGAGAGCCTCCGAGTGCCAAACGGCGACGATGACCCTTTTCTCCATTGTGAGAGCAACCTAGTCTCTCCCCTCTCCTCTCGATGCCCGTCTCCGCGACTCGGCTCTAGAGATTACTCCGCACGGATTTCCAAACGCTCTCGATCCCCTTTCCGCCTTGGCCCAGCGCCAACCTCTATCCCTCCCTCTTACATGGACCAACATCGCCTCTCGATTGGAACTTTGACCCGAAAACTAAATTCTCAAACGCTGGAGCACAACGACCCGAGCAGCGATAGCGATGATAGTCGTGGCTATCCGGTAACTCCTCGAAGTGTGTACCTGGAGCCCAGCGGCAGGGCAAGCCGCAGGCCGAGCATCGCGTTCATATCTCCTCAGTATGGCGACAGGCCCGACGGGTGCGCTCCCTCCTGTCTTGACACCTCGCCCATGTCCACTCCTCGTTCCTGCTTGGACCGTCGACCCTCTCACCCTGCCGCTTACACCTCCGCCCCGAACACATCCACACCCCGGCACGGCAGTATGGAGGCAGGCACGCACCGACAGTCGATAAGCGCGCTCCGATCACAGCGCGAGAAGCTATCCATCCTCCAGTGTGCTTCCACGTCCGTTGCAGACACCATCCGTCTCGCCCAAATACTAGACGAGGACGAATGCTTCCGCTGTTACGCGGACGGCTACCTCAACGACGGCCAACACCCCAGCTCCCTCCCGCCCTCACGAACACCCTCACGAAAACAGCCCCAGAAAAACGCCGATGCGCCAAAATCATCCAGCTGCTCAAAGCTCTCTGGCGCCCCTGCCGGGAAGTCGAAAGTTGACAAGTCTTACGCCTATAGTGACCGAAGAAGTGGAAGGGCCGCACCAAGTGGACTTCGAAGAAGAAGCCTGGTCCTAGCAGCCGTCACAGCCGTGCTTGAAGCTGAATCGGCCGCAAAGCATCAAAATTCTACAGTTGACTCTACAGTCGCAGATCTACCGCAACCATTGGAGACTGAGACTCGACGATCCTATTCCCAATCT GGACTTGGGCGGACTTTTATCAGATTTCTCTAG
- a CDS encoding uncharacterized protein (EggNog:ENOG410PK85~BUSCO:6377at33183), with protein sequence MASHLSFVDLFLDRGIRDTILAHTAKEDILSLRLVCNELSIQTASCLFSNIEIEFRSSTFTRPARMAALERIGGFIETLTFRIAHSPQTFLPPLLDPFTGEEQTFVYMPQVHTSQCAGSRLSIPKYGSWEMTDLLTKQYPPLFHAATNIPSFIRAFTAMPSISHLIISCDRQVPGHRYRRSVVDYALISLRIAVEQAPLECLETLSLLPIHPAALLYLRHTLGFGASPSARKRWMQVQKLHIHMDSFPFECGESTDHLKLLHSYLGGFSSLREFTFRWKGSKGPCPLTLSTEPCLDASSNSLPLPCGRGSSARSKLRPLKFPSLRHMEVENVVLDASQVSSFIVDHRHTVREFNFEETVLRSGTWDEALGPLTRKAVSRRRRKKPSPVEVMDVPIMLSPIGMDARQFQKVLMEETKRKDRSRQFRAYTNFQRATSKTPNLQLWPRIRFTVYWLDEPLA encoded by the exons ATGGCAAGTCACCTTTCTTTCGTCGACCTCTTCCTGGATAGAGGCATTCGGGATACTATATTGGCGCATACTGCAAAGGAGGATATCTTGTCATTGCGACTGGTTTGCAATGAATTGAGCATCCAAACGGCATCTTGCCTATTTTCCAACATTGAAATTGAATTCCGGAGCAGCACATTTACTCGGCCTGCACGGATGGCGGCGCTGGAGCGCATCGGCGGGTTCATCGAAACACTTACTTTTCGGATTGCACATTCGCCTCAAACCTTTCTACCACCATTGCTTGATCCCTTTACTGGAGAGGAGCAAACTTTTGTATATATGCCCCAGGTCCATACGTCTCAATGCGCAGGTTCGAGGCTTAGCATTCCCAAGTATGGATCGTGGGAAATGACAGACTTGTTGACGAAGCAATATCCCCCACTGTTCCATGCTGCCACCAACATACCATCTTTTATTCGAGCATTTACGGCCATGCCTTCAATCTCCCACCTGATAATCTCTTGTGATCGCCAGGTCCCTGGTCATCGATACCGGCGCAGCGTTGTTGACTACGCTCTTATTTCTCTTCGTATAGCGGTTGAGCAGGCGCCGCTAGAGTGCCTTGAGACGCTGTCACTACTTCCTATACATCCCGCCGCTCTCCTTTATCTCCGACACACACTTGGGTTTGGTGCATCCCCATCAGCACGGAAACGATGGATGCAGGTGCAAAAGCTACATATCCATATGGACAGTTTCCCCTTCGAATGTGGCGAAAGCACGGACCACCTGAAACTTCTACATTCATACCTGGGGGGGTTTTCTTCCTTAAGAGAGTTCACTTTTCGCTGGAAAGGGAGCAAAGGCCCTTGCCCGCTCACTCTATCAACGGAGCCATGCCTCGACGCCTCCTCAAATTCCCTACCTCTGCCTTGCGGACGCGGGAGCTCTGCAAGATCAAAATTACGGCCACTTAAGTTCCCATCACTGCGGCATATGGAAGTGGAAAACGTGGTTCTGGACGCATCTCAGGTTTCATCCTTCATCGTTGACCACAGACACACCGTCCGCGAGTTTAATTTCGAAGAAACCGTCCTTCGCAGCGGGACGTGGGACGAAGCCCTAGGACCACTCACGCGCAAGGCCGTCAGCAGACGACGGCGCAAGAAACCCTCGCCGGTGGAAGTCATGGACGTGCCCATCATGCTTAGTCCGATTGGTATGGATGCGCGCCAGTTCCAGAAAGTGCTGATGGAAGAAACGAAGAGGAAAGATCGCTCGAGGCAGTTTCGGGCGTATACCAACTTTCAGCGGGCGACCTCAAAGACTC CTAATCTCCAGCTTTGGCCCCGTATTCGCTTCACCGTTTATTGGCTGGATGAGCCGTTGGCGTAA
- a CDS encoding uncharacterized protein (EggNog:ENOG410PSJ1~COG:U~BUSCO:2993at33183), whose translation MSKRGAEIQGSKETGLDTMSMNAEAPQRATAAQLAKRKIKPLGQRRGRVGSPNIAASTQPSPFSTIDPNIVPNSTPSATTNGFSFQSQSFSQGNSQNTQPQPFGDQNSSFSFFGSQSNSAPSSFSFSASTPNQQITNPFNNTSSNQNSNFQGFKGNMFNIPATTGEDGQSGTSTTSGFGVSGFGTQQGQPPSFLFGGNGQTPNPPFAASTAATSNIFGQPSGTSIFPTSQPFGATPATQGNKPADQMQMSPDGKPALGASKSNIFNFSAPAQPAFTSATTTTPSFAFGSPFTQTSTPTTSASKTTDAPTSTWNFSAPTSASTSLFGSSTKPDDSSKTISSTESNGISAPAVFKGGSLFGSATKPDESALEAGTPAASSTSAVSSTTQSIFSTPSLGSTSTTSNIFGNLKESKDQTEESKKDAAPTEPPKFQFGNSLFGTTTKATETGPLTPSSAPASSVFSSTPGKPLFGESKTETSAPESSSSPATASTLASFTPSTAAPTLFSASTNGSSLSSGVSQPEQSVSTTTSDKDVAPTSSLFAASAPAPGSALFPQSTTSSNLFGISSKDSEPAPPTPSASIFGASTTTPSSKTTFGAGFSWGGPRPSTTEPSKPLFTSDQSKPDSQPPPTTVAKAFEKPAAEKPSLFSIEKPAEKASGPTDSIFKPVDAAQPPASVSKALFQPSTPTGPAQPQAMKTVATDAGTMVAKPAYADSGMQTQYDVESEVAQLMPPEDAIPSELSEGEKKDWINKWRFQYINQSFKEQIASIDASCNDFEPLIAYYVMLRRQIGYPCSLVSHYRAVPYGSRRTFPAGEPIPPQEEQQSKKRKAVDGEVSNAKRGKPEATELSPSTSPTKRKVRDENGADVCSGQVEKYTKMDEDSNIPEVNGEKSIEGDEDQGEASETLRMFISSYVAAQGRQRSPQPIDIEETGGKEKLSKFTSDGLVGDLSKDTVSSGVSAASPGATNGRSLFDRVELGPNGQPRRQVDDKAEGNNDSVTAEKPADPIASLFSGSKFASSFDSPGSVTPQFSFASATNTRTPSPSNPKIDGETPKASPPSSILASSTSIPKFSFGAVSESATPKAAPPSNGVSTPNLSTLFGSSTSKPLFPPMSAEPEKQSSSAMLSPAPFSTNTSVEPSRSTTPAVSDEGTGEPTDDTANLPQVDFTKGGAGETDEDVKFEVRARALKLVPGSTWQRKGVGLLRVLKNRETGRARILLRADPSGNVILNSSLIPQVDYLQRATSVQFLVPTGKEAEQWALKVKEATKASELAAVMEECKKKD comes from the exons ATGTCCAAACGAGGAGCGGAGATTCAAGGCTCCAAGGAAACAGGATTAGACACTATGTCTATGAATGCAGAAGCGCCGCAGCGGGCTACGGCCGCGCAGTTGGCGAAAAGAAA AATCAAGCCATTAGGTCAACGACGAGGTCGCGTCGGATCGCCGAATATAGCTGCCTCGACCCAGCCGTCTCCTTTTAGCACTATCGATCCGAACATTGTCCCAAACTCGACACCTTCAGCCACAACAAACGGCTTTTCATTTCAATCCCAAAGCTTTTCACAGGGCAACTCCCAGAACACCCAACCCCAACCGTTCGGAGATCAGAATAGTTCTTTCTCATTTTTCGGCTCTCAAAGCAACTCTGCGCCGTCGTCGTTTAGCTTTTCAGCCTCAACTCCCAACCAGCAGATCACGAATCCGTTCAACAACACCTCTTCCAATCAAAATTCTAATTTCCAGGGATTCAAGGGAAATATGTTCAATATTCCCGCTACCACCGGTGAGGACGGTCAGTCGGGGACTAGTACTACCAGCGGTTTTGGAGTTAGCGGATTTGGTACCCAGCAGGGCCAGCCACCGTCATTCTTGTTTGGCGGCAATGGTCAGACCCCCAATCCACCCTTTGCAGCGTCAACCGCGGCCACTAGCAATATCTTCGGACAGCCGTCCGGTACTAGCATCTTTCCAACTTCTCAGCCGTTTGGAGCCACTCCGGCTACCCAAGGAAACAAACCCGCAGACCAGATGCAGATGTCACCAGATGGAAAACCTGCCTTAGGAGCCAGCAAGTCAAACATTTTTAATTTCTCCGCACCGGCGCAACCTGCGTTTACTTCGGCTACCACCACTACTCCCTCGTTTGCATTCGGTAGCCCGTTTACCCAGACTAGCACACCTACCACCTCAGCATCCAAAACTACCGATGCTCCAACATCTACTTGGAACTTTTCAGCACCAACCTCTGCCAGTACCTCCCTTTTCGGGAGCTCTACTAAACCAGATGATAGTTCCAAGACTATATCTTCGACAGAGTCTAATGGTATAAGCGCCCCAGCGGTTTTTAAGGGTGGTTCACTCTTCGGAAGTGCCACCAAACCGGACGAATCTGCTCTTGAAGCCGGGACACCCGCCGCGAGTAGTACTTCGGCTGTGTCGAGCACAACCCAGTCAATCTTCTCTACTCCATCTTTGGGATCAACCTCGACAACTAGCAACATTTTTGGCAATCTCAAGGAATCCAAAGACCAAACTGAGGAATCTAAGAAAGATGCTGCTCCTACGGAACCCCCGAAGTTCCAATTCGGCAATTCGCTCTTTGGAACTACCACTAAGGCGACCGAGACGGGACCTTTAACGCCATCATCTGCACCTGCATCGTCGGTGTTTTCTTCTACACCTGGAAAGCCTCTCTTTGGGGAGTCAAAGACTGAAACTTCTGCGCCCGAATCCTCATCCAGCCCAGCAACGGCATCGACTCTGGCAAGCTTTACTCCTTCTACTGCCGCACCAACACTGTTTTCCGCTTCCACCAATGGCAGCTCTTTGTCTTCTGGCGTCTCCCAGCCGGAACAGAGTGTTTCAACAACCACATCAGATAAAGACGTTGCCCCTACTTCTTCATTATTTGCCGCTTCGGCTCCCGCTCCCGGTAGCGCCTTATTTCCACAATCTACCACATCTAGCAACCTTTTCGGAATCTCAAGCAAAGACTCCGAACCTGCACCACCTACGCCCAGTGCATCCATCTTTGGAGCAAGCACTACAACCCCCTCTTCTAAAACCACCTTTGGAGCAGGTTTTTCGTGGGGCGGTCCCCGGCCATCAACAACTGAACCTAGCAAACCCCTGTTTACTTCTGACCAATCCAAACCTGATTCACAGCCTCCTCCCACAACCGTCGCTAAGGCATTTGAAAAGCCTGCCGCCGAGAAACCATCCTTGTTCAGCATTGAAAAGCCTGCAGAAAAGGCGTCTGGGCCCACTGACTCGATCTTCAAACCCGTCGATGCTGCACAACCTCCAGCGAGCGTTTCCAAGGCGCTCTTCCAACCTTCTACTCCTACTGGGCCAGCTCAGCCTCAGGCTATGAAGACGGTTGCCACAGATGCTGGTACCATGGTAGCAAAGCCCGCATATGCGGACTCCGGGATGCAAACGCAGTACGATGTGGAGTCAGAAGTTGCACAGCTGATGCCCCCCGAGGACGCGATACCATCTGAGCTTAGTGAAGGCGAAAAGAAGGACTGGATTAATAAATGGAGATTCCAGTATATTAACCAGAGTTTCAAGGAACAAATCGCTAGCATTGATGCTAGTTGCAACGATTTTGAACCTCTTATCGCCTATTATGTCATGCTTCGTCGGCAGATTGGATATCCCTGCTCTCTGGTCAGCCACTATCGTGCTGTACCATATGGTAGCAGACGAACATTCCCTGCCGGCGAGCCCATTCCACCTCAGGAGGAACAGCAAAGTAAAAAGAGAAAGGCTGTAGATGGGGAAGTTTCGAACGCAAAGCGTGGTAAACCTGAAGCCACCGAGCTATCTCCGTCCACGTCGCCAACAAAACGGAAGGTGAGGGATGAGAATGGGGCAGATGTTTGTTCAGGTCAAGTTGAAAAGTATACCAAGATGGACGAAGATTCAAACATTCCGGAAGTGAACGGTGAGAAATCGATAGAAGGCGACGAAGACCAAGGCGAAGCATCTGAAACCCTACGCATGTTCATCAGCTCCTACGTCGCTGCTCAAGGACGACAGCGATCTCCCCAACCTATTGATATTGAAGAGACCGGTGGAAAGGAGAAACTTTCCAAATTCACCTCCGATGGATTAGTTGGAGATTTATCCAAGGATACAGTTTCATCTGGAGTCTCTGCAGCGTCTCCGGGTGCCACCAACGGCCGTAGCTTATTTGACAGAGTTGAATTGGGACCTAACGGTCAACCGCGACGTCAGGTTGATGATAAAGCAGAAGGCAATAATGATTCAGTCACAGCCGAAAAGCCTGCTGACCCTATTGCATCTCTGTTCAGTGGGTCGAAGTTTGCATCTTCCTTCGATTCGCCAGGATCCGTTACTCCTCAGTTTTCGTTTGCTTCAGCTACTAACACTCGCACACCCTCCCCATCAAATCCAAAAATTGACGGAGAGACGCCCAAGGCCTCTCCACCCAGCTCAATCCTCGCGTCAAGCACATCAATCCCAAAATTCTCCTTTGGAGCAGTATCAGAAAGCGCCACGCCCAAGGCTGCACCTCCCAGCAATGGTGTTTCTACACCGAATCTCTCTACTCTTTTCGGCAGTTCTACCTCGAAGCCTCTTTTTCCCCCTATGTCTGCCGAACCCGAAAAACAAAGCAGTAGTGCAATGCTATCTCCCGCTCCGTTTTCTACCAACACATCCGTTGAGCCTAGCCGTTCGACCACTCCAGCAGTCTCGGATGAGGGAACGGGTGAGCCGACAGATGACACGGCAAATCTACCCCAGGTTGATTTCACAAAAGGTGGTGCGGGTGAGACAGATGAAGATGTCAAATTTGAAGTACGCGCCCGTGCTTTAAAGCTAGTACCAGGCTCCACATGGCAGCGTAAGGGCGTCGGCTTGCTTCGTGTTTTGAAGAACCGAGAAACTGGTCGTGCACGAATTCTGCTTCGGGCGGACCCAAGTGGCAACGTCATTCTCAATTCATCGTTGATTCCGCAGGTTGACTACCTTCAACGTGCAACCAGTGTTCAGTTCTTGGTGCCCACTGGCAAAGAAGCTGAACAATGGGCTCTGAAAGTTAAAGAGGCTACTAAAGCTTCAGAGCTGGCCGCAGTTATGGAGGAATGCAAGAAGAAGGATTAG
- a CDS encoding uncharacterized protein (EggNog:ENOG410PR96~COG:I~BUSCO:16398at33183): MSLANPSFKSSAAFDIINSVLQADNAERQNAIKSAKAVFAFTLTNEKGETESWYLDFKDKGVVGKGAAPEGGKADVTLVLSDADFGSLVAGRANAQRLFMGGKLKVRGNAMKAMKMEPILKKAQTKAKL; the protein is encoded by the exons ATGTCTCTCGCAAACC CCAGCTTCAAATCTTCCGCTGCCTTCGACATCATCAACAGCGTCCTCCAGGCCGACAACGCCGAGCGCCAGAACGCTATCAAGTCCGCCAAGGCCGTTTTTGCATTCACCTTGACCAACGAGAAGGGTGAGACCGAGAGCTGGTATCTCGACTTCAAGGACAAGGGTGTTGTCGGCAAGGGCGCTGCCCCTGAGGGTGGAAAGGCTGATG TCACCCTCGTCCTCTCCGATGCTGATTTTGGTTCCCTCGTCGCCGGTCGTGCCAACGCCCAACGGCTCTTCATGGGCGGTAAGCTGAAGGTTAGAGGAAACGCCATGAAGGCCATGAAGATGGAGCCCATCCTCAAGAAAGCCCAGACCAAGGCCAAGTTGTAA
- a CDS encoding mitochondrial 54S ribosomal protein uL2m (BUSCO:348111at4751~EggNog:ENOG410PFKQ~COG:J~BUSCO:8070at33183): MLQPRISLRGFQYSCKCLSSALSRTYATVVQSQPAVPDPSANESVSFAPPPSHDKGGLALRTYKPRTPGTRHLRRPINDHLWKGRPVKELTIAKTGHGKGGRNNTGHVTVRHRGGGHKRRIRIVDFDRKQPGPHVVERIEHDPNRNAHIALLRSKLTNKLSYIIAAEGMREGDVVQSYRAGIPKDLWESMGGVIDPGVLAAKTAWRGNCLPLHMIPIGTLIYNVGLHKDKGAQLCRSAGTFATVIAKSVEGYDPEADTITDEKGEVKHLTLQDKHRLKKLSEHVTLRLKSGEIRLIHKDCCATIGIASNANHQYRRLGKAGRKRWLGIRPTVRGLAMNAMDHPHGGGRGKSKGNVDPKSPWGLPAKSGYRTRPKRKVNKAVVTPRERNQGKRRRGYN; encoded by the exons ATGTTACAGCCTCGCATCTCGTTGCGGGGTTTCCAATACTCCTGCAAATGCCTCTCTTCGGCTTTGTCGCGCACATATGCTACGGTTGTTCAGTCACAACCTGCGGTTCCTGATCCCTCAGCTAATGAAAGCGTTTCGTTTGCGCCTCCGCCGTCCCATGATAAAGGCGGGCTTGCTTTGAGAACCTATAAGCCTCGCACTCCCGGCACAAGACATCTTCGAAGGCCAATAAACGATCATTTATGGAAAGGACGACCGGTCAAGGAATTGACGATTGCCAAAACAGGCCATGGCAAGGGCGGACGAAATAACACCGGACATGTCACCGTTAGACATCGCGGAGGTGGTCACAAGCGAAGAATACGGATCGTCGATTTTGATAGAAAACAGCCTGGGCCACATGTGGTGGAGAGAATTGAACACGACCCCAACCGCAATGCGCATATTGCTCTCCTGCGATCCAAGCTTACAAATAAGCTAAGTTATATAATTGCCGCCGAGGGAATGCGAGAGGGTGATGTCGTGCAAAGCTATCGCGCCGGCATCCCCAAGGATTTGTGGGAGAGTATGGGCGGTGTTATTGACCCTGGTGTTTTAGCTGCAAAGACTGCGTGGCGGGGGAATTGCCTACCGCTGCACATGATCCCAATTGGCACGCTGATCTACAATGTAGGATTACATAAAGATAAAGGGGCCCAGCTGTGTCGAAGTGCGGGTACTTTCGCAACTGTTATCGCGAAGTCTGTAGAAGGATATGATCCTGAAGCAGACACTATTACAGACGAGAAAGGGGAGGTCAAGCATTTGACCCTTCAGGACAAACACAGACTGAAGAAGTTGTCGGAGCACGTCACCCTTCGCCTCAAAAGTGGTGAAATTCGGCTGATTCACAAAGATTGTTGTGCGACCATTGGCATTGCAAGCAATGCAAACCATCAGTATAGACGACTGGGTAAGGCTGGTCGCAAGCGATGGCTGGGTATTCGACCTACTGTGCGTGGTCTCGCGATGAACGCAATGGATCATCCCCACGGTGGCGGTCGTGGCAAGTCCAAGGGTAACGTTGATCCCAAAAGTCCTTGGGGTCTTCCG GCCAAATCTGGTTACAGAACACGACCGAAGCGCAAGGTTAATAAGGCGGTTGTCACGCCTAGAGAGCGCAACCAGGGCAAACGCCGGAGAGGCTACAATTAA
- the RPL31 gene encoding 60S ribosomal protein eL31 (EggNog:ENOG410PP8V~COG:J~BUSCO:15942at33183), whose protein sequence is MSSAKTGKKGGRSAIADVVTREYTIHLHKRVHGVSFKKRAPRAIKEIRAFAENAMGTRDVRLDPQLNKKVWEAGIKGVPFRLRVRISRKRNDEEGAKEKLYSYVQAVNVKDPKGLQTSVIEDA, encoded by the exons ATGTCGAGCGCAAAAACTGGAAAGAAGGGCGGCCGCTCCGCTATCGCCGATGTTGTTACTCGCGAGTACACCATCCACCTTCACAAGAGA GTCCATGGCGTCTCCTTCAAGAAGCGAGCCCCAAGAGCTATCAAGGAGATCCGTGCCTTCGCTGAGAATGCTATG GGCACAAGAGACGTTCGCCTAGATCCCCAGCTCAACAAGAAGGTTTGGGAAGCGGGTATCAAGGGTGTCCCATTCAGACTGCGCGTCCGTATCAGCCGCAAGCGTAACGACGAGGAGGGCGCCAAGGAGAAGCTGTATTCCTACGTCCAGGCCGTTAATGTCAAGGATCCCAAGGGTCTCCAGACCTCCGTTATCGAGGATGCTTAA
- a CDS encoding uncharacterized protein (EggNog:ENOG410PFZN~COG:E), giving the protein MMAAILKKPLKLALVQLATGSDKAVNLARARSKVLEAARSGASLIVLPECFNSPYGTQFFPHYAETLLPSPPTTEQSPSFHTLSSIAAEAKAYLVGGSIPEYVPETKQYFNTSLVFSPTGSLIATHRKTHLFDIDIPGKIKFKESEVLSAGNKITIVDLPEYGKVGLAICYDIRFPESAMIAARKGCFLLVYPGAFNTTTGPLHWSLLGRARALDNEVYSALCSPARDMNATYHAWGHSLVVNPRGEILVEGAESEDILYADLDQGVIDETRKSIPIYDQRRFDVYPDISKGDVKLEE; this is encoded by the exons ATGATGGCGGCGATCCTCAAGAAACCACTGAAGCTTGCTCTGGTGCAATTGGCCACCG GCTCCGACAAAGCCGTCAATCTGGCCCGTGCACGGTCAAAGGTTCTCGAGGCCGCACGATCGGGCGCATCGTTGATCGTTTTGCCGGAGTGCTTCAACTCGCCCTACGGCACCCAGTTCTTCCCACACTACGCCGAGACACTTCTTCCTTCCCCGCCTACAACTGAGCAGTCTCCGTCTTTTCATACATTATCCTCTATCGCCGCGGAGGCAAAGGCCTACCTCGTAGGCGGGAGTATCCCGGAATATGTCCCCGAAACCAAACAGTACTTCAACACCTCTCTGGTGTTTTCCCCAACAGGCTCTCTGATCGCCACCCACCGCAAAACACATCTCTTCGACATTGATATCCCTGGCAAAATAAAGTTTAAAGAGAGTGAGGTGCTCTCCGCTGGAAATAAAATTACCATTGTCGATTTACCAGAGTACGGGAAAGTTGGCTTGGCTATATGCTATGATATCCGATTCCCCGAGTCAGCGATGATTGCAGCGCGCAAGGGATGCTTCCTGCTTGTGTACCCCGGCGCTTTCAACACGACTACCGGCCCGTTGCACTGGTCTCTCTTGGGCCGTGCAAGGGCGCTGGATAATGAGGTCTACTCTGCGCTCTGCAGTCCAGCGCGGGACATGAACGCGACATACCATGCCTGGGGCCATAGTTTGGTCGTAAACCCGAGAGGAGAAATTCTAGTTGAAGGTGCTGAGTCAGAAGATATCTTGTACGCAGATTTGGACCAGGGAGTCATCGATGAAACGAGGAAATCCATTCCGATTTACGACCAGAGGAGATTTGACGTCTATCCTGACATTAGCAAAGGAGACGTTAAGCTTGAGGAGTAG
- a CDS encoding uncharacterized protein (EggNog:ENOG410PWDK~COG:S): protein MPGESSPIRASRDCPQSLGINRGLPPPPGPSSFSLLNITRGTPVLVSSRGSIPHQRPFVIVIRNLVTSSSAVGYIYGLPPPLNPSFFQFPFHLPSTAARNPLSSTTIRMQRRTHLDPRRESYGERRLTDYSIPRAAGWTLN, encoded by the coding sequence ATGCCTGGAGAGAGCAGCCCGATACGAGCATCCCGTGACTGCCCCCAATCCCTTGGTATAAATAGAGGGCTCCCTCCCCCTCCAGGTCCGTCTTCCTTTTCACTCCTAAACATAACGCGAGGAACCCCGGTCCTGGTTAGCAGCCGGGGCAGTATCCCGCATCAACGACCCTTTGTCATCGTGATACGCAATCTCGTGACTTCTTCTTCGGCCGttggatatatatatggcCTCCCTCCCCCTCTGAATCCATCTTTCTTTCAATTCCCTTTCCACCTTCCATCCACCGCCGCAAGAAACCCATTGTCATCGACGACGATACGGATGCAGAGACGGACGCACCTCGATCCCCGCCGCGAGAGTTACGGAGAAAGACGCCTTACGGACTATAGCATTCCAAGAGCGGCTGGTTGGACGTTAAATTGA